One Portunus trituberculatus isolate SZX2019 chromosome 42, ASM1759143v1, whole genome shotgun sequence DNA window includes the following coding sequences:
- the LOC123517408 gene encoding uncharacterized protein LOC123517408 → MLPSQSKEPLLLDPLPSPPFEEASADLFMYGGKDYLMYADHFSGWPCIAEYGREATSRATLKLLRSIFKDLGVPVRLGTDGGPQFSSSAFRSFVKRCDINHVLSSTRYSQSNGHAEAFVKKAKQLIAKRFVTTTKLLTVT, encoded by the coding sequence ATGCTGCCGTCACAGTCCAAGGAGCCGCTACTCTTGGATCCTCTGCCTTCGCCACCCTTTGAGGAAGCCTCAGCGGATCTTTTCATGTACGGTGGTAAGGACTATTTGATGTATGCTGACCATTTTTCTGGATGGCCGTGCATTGCAGAGTATGGTCGCGAGGCAACGTCGCGAGCTACACTGAAGCTTCTACGCAGTATCTTTAAAGACTTGGGCGTGCCGGTCCGGCTTGGAACTGACGGCGGGCCCCAATTTTCCAGCTCTGCATTCAGGTCCTTCGTAAAGAGATGTGATATCAATCATGTCTTATCTTCCACCAGATATTCCCAATCTAACGGACATGCAGAAGCTTTTGTTAAGAAAGCGAAGCAGCTCATCGCAAAGCGATTTGTGACGACGACAAAGCTTTTGACCGTTACTTGA